The following are encoded together in the Lathyrus oleraceus cultivar Zhongwan6 chromosome 3, CAAS_Psat_ZW6_1.0, whole genome shotgun sequence genome:
- the LOC127131292 gene encoding uncharacterized protein LOC127131292 produces MSSSKFLKEVLSNKRKLEDHEIVALTLYSSVVIKNMVIPKLKDLESFFIPYQIGNMTFKMALCNLGTNVSLVPLSVCKKLDMGDMKLRNVFLQLEDRLIKYHVVVLEDVLVKVGDYYVHVDFVIIVIDEDSQISVLLGRYFLATAGATIDVKRGKLTFERAHQEPRQRLKQVLDYMELEADRYASLSFLASAGRADTTDVEQSAIGMVADVESVVDTEEVLEL; encoded by the exons ATGTCTTCTTCTAAGTTTCTAAAAGAAGTTCTTTCTAACAAAAGGAAATTAGAGGACCATGAAATTGTGGCTCTGACTCTTTATAGTAGTGTTGTGATTAAAAATATGGTGATCCCTAAGCTTAAGGATCTGGAGAGTTTCTTTATCCCTTATCAAATAGGCAACATGACCTTTAAGATGGCACTTTGTAATTTGGGGACCAATGTTAGCCTGGTGCCCTTATCTGTGTGTAAGAAGTTAGACATGGGTGATATGAAACTGAGGAATGTCTTTTTGCAACTGGAAGATAGGTTAATAAAATACCATGTAGTTGTGTTAGAGGATGTTCTGGTGAAAGTAGGAGATTACTATGTGCATGTAGACTTTGTCATAATTGTCATTGATGAGGATTCTCAAATCTCAGTACTCTTAGGTAGGTATTTCTTAGCTACAGCGGGGGCCACCATTGATGTTAAGAGAGGGAAGTTGACTTTTGAG AGAGCGCATCAAGAACCCCGACAAAGGTTGAAGCAAG TACTTGACTATATGGAATTGGAAGCAGATCGATATGCCTCTCTGTCTTTCTTGGCCTCTGCCGGGCGTGCTGACACTACTGATGTGGAGCAATCTGCCATTGGTATGGTTGCAGATGTGGAATCTGTCGTTGATACTGAGGAGGTCCTCGAATTGTAG